Proteins co-encoded in one Babylonia areolata isolate BAREFJ2019XMU chromosome 5, ASM4173473v1, whole genome shotgun sequence genomic window:
- the LOC143281883 gene encoding iron-sulfur cluster co-chaperone protein HscB-like: protein MAAPMELLASKLKNVTLCTRILSSRFKQTSRSCHISVQEPAPSITKSKRTQMPFSLTSLEKSLKSTGHRILSDRISSATTAFPFGVIRPYSALPQRAIFTTPVWQSEESENDSGACRKCWNCGRETDPLTELFFCVCGVVQKPAGKVTFFTLLGVDEAFDLDVKKLSEVYKHLQKHLHPDKFNQKSETEQSLAEEQSSLLNKAYFTLLKPLPRALYLLELHGYVIEEGSTSMDPEFLMEVLDLNERIGESSTEDIKEIEEDISSKIQQNTELMSHAFAEQDYDTARDIAVRLKYYVNVESKVKSFYRSKM from the exons ATGGCGGCTCCCATGGAGTTGCTGGCATCGAAACTAAAGAATGTGACCTTGTGTACCCGAATTCTTTCTAGTCGTTTCAAGCAGACCAGCAGATCATGTCATATATCAGTACAGGAACCAGCGCCATCCATAACAAAATCCAAGCGTACGCAGATGCCATTTTCCTTGACATCACTGGAAAAATCACTGAAGAGCACAGGGCATCGCATTCTGTCGGATAGAATTTCGTCTGCAACGACAGCATTCCCTTTCGGTGTTATTCGACCTTATTCGGCTTTGCCACAACGTGCTATCTTCACAACACCAGTCTGGCAAAGTGAAGAATCGGAAAACGATTCTGGTGCATGCAGGAAGTGCTGGAATTGCGGAAGAGAAACCGACCCCCTCACAGaattgtttttctgtgtctgtggggtggTTCAAAAACCTGCTGGCAAAGTGACTTTCTTTACTCTGCTTGGTGTGGACGAAGCGTTTGACCTGGACGTGAAGAAACTGAGTGAAGTGTACAAGCACTTGCAAAAGCATCTTCACCCAGACAAGTTCAATCAAAAATCAGAG ACAGAGCAGTCTCTGGCGGAGGAGCAGTCATCGCTGCTGAACAAGGCGTACTTCACCCTGCTGAAGCCTCTGCCTCGGGCCCTGTACCTGTTGGAGCTGCATGGCTACGTCATCGAGGAGGGCAGCACCAGCATGGACCCTGAGTTCCTCATGGAGGTCCTGGACCTGAATGAACGCATCGGGGAAAGCTCCACAGAGGACATCAAGGAGATTGAAGAGGACATCTCCTCCAAGATACAGCAGAACACGGAACTGATGTCCCATGCCTTTGCTGAACAGGACTATGACACAGCTCGCGACATCGCCGTCAGGCTCAAGTATTATGTGAATGTGGAGTCGAAGGTGAAGAGCTTTTACAGGAGCAAGATGTAA
- the LOC143282325 gene encoding U6 snRNA-associated Sm-like protein LSm6, with product MSKKQTPSDFLKLIIGRPVMVKLNSGVDYRGVLACLDGYMNIALEQTEEYVNGQLKNKYGDAFIRGNNVLYISTQKRGR from the exons ATGAGCAAGAAACAGACACCAAGTGACTTCCTCAAGCTGATTATTGGCAGGCCGGTCATGGTCAAACTCAACTCTGGTGTGGATTATCGAG GTGTGTTGGCGTGTCTGGATGGCTACATGAACATAGCACTGGAACAGACAGAAGAGTATGTCAATGGTCAGCTCAAAAACAAATATGGTGATGCCTTCATCAGAGGAAACAATG TGTTGTACATCAGCACGCAGAAGAGAGGCCGATGA